Proteins from a single region of Cydia strobilella chromosome 2, ilCydStro3.1, whole genome shotgun sequence:
- the LOC134752059 gene encoding vacuolar protein sorting-associated protein 4, whose translation MASSNTLQKAIDLVTKATEEDKNKNYEEALRLYEHGVEYFLHAVKYEAQGERAKESIRAKCLQYLDRAEKLKEYLKKDKKKKPVKDGESKSEDKKSDSDSDSDDPEKKKLQGKLEGAIVVEKPHVKWSDVAGLEAAKEALKEAVILPIKFPHLFTGKRIPWKGILLFGPPGTGKSYLAKAVATEANNSTFFSVSSSDLVSKWLGESEKLVKNLFELARQHKPSIIFIDEIDSLCSSRSDNESESARRIKTEFLVQMQGVGNDMDGILVLGATNIPWVLDAAIRRRFEKRIYIALPEEHARLDMFKLHLGNTKHMLSEQDIKVLAAKTEGYSGADISIVVRDALMQPVRKVQSATHFKKTSGPSPKDPNVIVNDLLTPCSPGDPGAMEMTWMEVPGEKLGEPPVTMSDMLRSLATSKPTVNDDDMVKLKKFMDDFGQEG comes from the coding sequence ATGGCTTCCTCTAACACTCTACAAAAAGCAATCGACCTTGTCACTAAAGCCACAGAAgaagataaaaacaaaaactatgaGGAGGCCCTACGTCTCTATGAACATGGAGTTGAATACTTCTTGCATGCTGTTAAATATGAGGCTCAAGGTGAACGGGCTAAGGAAAGTATTAGAGCCAAATGCCTTCAGTATTTGGATAGGGCTGAAAAACTAAAAGAGTACCTAAAGAAGGACAAAAAGAAAAAGCCTGTGAAGGATGGTGAGTCCAAGAGTGAAGACAAAAAGAGTGACAGTGATAGTGATTCAGATGATCCTGAGAAAAAGAAATTACAGGGGAAACTTGAGGGTGCTATTGTTGTTGAGAAACCACATGTTAAGTGGAGTGATGTAGCTGGCCTTGAAGCAGCTAAGGAAGCTCTAAAGGAAGCTGTTATCCTGCCTATTAAGTTTCCCCACTTGTTTACAGGCAAAAGAATACCTTGGAAGGGCATCCTTCTTTTTGGGCCTCCTGGTACAGGTAAATCTTATCTAGCTAAGGCAGTTGCTACTGAAGCAAATAATTCTACATTCTTTTCAGTTTCTTCATCAGATCTTGTCTCTAAATGGCTTGGTGAATCAGAGAAATTGGTCAAGAACCTATTTGAGCTTGCTCGTCAACACAAGCCGAGTATAATTTTCATTGATGAAATAGATTCTTTATGTTCATCACGTTCCGACAATGAATCTGAATCTGCCAGGAGGATTAAAACTGAATTCCTTGTACAAATGCAGGGTGTAGGAAATGATATGGACGGTATTTTAGTTCTTGGCGCCACAAATATACCCTGGGTTCTCGATGCTGCCATTAGGCGACGTTTCGAGAAGCGTATTTATATTGCTCTGCCAGAGGAGCACGCTCGATTGGACATGTTCAAGCTTCACCTaggaaacacaaaacacatgtTGAGTGAGCAAGACATAAAAGTCCTGGCTGCAAAAACTGAAGGCTATTCTGGAGCTGATATAAGCATTGTAGTGAGAGATGCTTTAATGCAGCCAGTTCGTAAAGTGCAATCTGCAACACATTTCAAGAAAACTTCTGGGCCTAGTCCTAAAGATCCTAATGTCATTGTGAATGACCTTTTAACACCATGCTCTCCTGGTGATCCCGGGGCTATGGAGATGACTTGGATGGAGGTACCTGGCGAAAAATTGGGTGAACCTCCAGTTACAATGTCAGACATGCTTCGATCGCTAGCAACGTCTAAGCCTACCGTCAATGATGATGACATGGTTAAGTTGAAGAAGTTCATGGATGACTTTGGTCAGGAaggttaa
- the LOC134752073 gene encoding putative peptidyl-tRNA hydrolase PTRHD1, translating to MSNTVVQYVLLRSDLLKELGWSIGALVAQACHAATAVLHLYKDDEQTVRYLNDLDNMHKVVLEVPNEETLKKLAEKLKENDIAYKLWIEQPENIATCLALKPYPKDEVKKFVGKFKLYKATLDTSQ from the exons ATGTCTAATACAGTAGTTCAATATGTTTTGTTGCGTAGTGATTTGTTGAAAGAATTGGGTTGGTCTATTGGAGCATTGGTAGCACAAGCATGCCATGCAGCTACGGCAGTTTTACACCTTTACAAAGACGACGAGCAGACAGTACGCTATTTGAACGATTTAGACAATATGCACAAGGTAGTTTTAGAG GTTCCAAATGAAGAAACACTGAAGAAATTGGCTGAAAAACTGAAAGAGAATGACATAGCTTATAAATTATGGATTGAACAACCAGAAAATATAGCCACATGTCTCGCCCTGAAACCATATCCAAAAGATGAGGTGAAAAAATTTGTaggaaaatttaaattatacaaaGCAACACTGGACACTTCACAATAG
- the LOC134755448 gene encoding U6 snRNA-associated Sm-like protein LSm8, translating to MASGLENYVNQTVSVITSDGRNFIGTLKGFDQTINIILDESHERVFSSSTGVAQVVLGLHIIRGDNVAIVGQIDESIDSRLDLGNIKAEPLGVIAH from the coding sequence ATGGCATCTGGCCTCGAAAACTACGTGAACCAAACAGTGTCTGTCATAACATCCGATGGACGTAATTTCATTGGCACGTTGAAGGGTTTTGACCAAACAATTAACATTATATTAGACGAATCCCATGAAAGAGTATTTTCTTCGTCTACTGGAGTGGCGCAGGTGGTGCTCGGGCTGCACATCATCCGAGGCGACAATGTTGCAATCGTGGGACAAATAGACGAATCCATTGATAGCAGACTGGACCTTGGCAATATTAAAGCTGAACCTTTAGGTGTAATAGCGCATTAA